One Helicoverpa zea isolate HzStark_Cry1AcR chromosome 30, ilHelZeax1.1, whole genome shotgun sequence genomic window, TTCTGTCGGTCTGTCCGGTTCCCAAaccaaaactatttaaatgacTTTCatgggtaggtaggtacttcacatatagtctagagcctgagaaagaacatatgcttctttttattcgggtgctggaagaagtttattcggaatgcgagtgaaaccgcggggaacaacTAGACCCAATAACAaactcatctatactaatattataaagaggaaaactttgtttgtttgtttggttgtaatggataaactcaaaaactactggacagattttaaatattctttcactattagaaagctatattatctgcgagtaacataggctatattttatcccggtgcgggtagTAGCTcaaacgggacgcgggtgaaaccgcgggaaaacggctagtggtGATAATATATGCATACTTAAAAcccatatttgaataaaattttaggtccccaagatacaggaccgcctagtttggggaccacAGGACTGATAAAAATGCCTCTTGTAAGGTACGCGAACATTTGTATTAATCTACCTCGTTATATTAAGAAGTGATTTGTTTATGTAActgtgaataaaaacatttattgtacggtagactgcacatcagtggtaactgtcatgcaccttaactcaatagtaataagtgccattttcttataaaactgttaccattgacttgaagttgactgtactggGTGGAAGCGAAGGTGATATATAAACTTTGACCTTTAAGCTCCGATTTTTAAGCCGCACGTCATGCGTACAATATCTTCAATTGTCGATTGCTTGCAACAACTATCCCCAGAAAGTGGCATTGACAGCCAAAAGCTTATTTATCATACTTAAACCGGTTTCGATAAACGAGAAACGATTCATTTTACTCACGGAAGGTAGTTTTTGACAGAAGCATCATGGAGCCAGTAAAACGTagtgattatattaattatactctCTGCATGGAACGAACCATAGAGATATTAGCATAGAGCGCACAACTGTTATGCCAATCGGGACACCTTGTTTCGCACGGTCGGTCAGCCCCATTCTAAACTATTTATTAGCTTGTATTATGAGTGcaaacacaactgataaactacataatataataaaaaatatattatactttacatatctttactaatattataaagaggaaaactttgtttgtttggttgtaatggataaacttaaaaattactggaccgattttaaatattctttcaccattagaaagctatattatctgcgagtaacataggctatattttatcgcggTGCGGGcagctcccacgggacgtggatgaaaccgcgggtaaACAGCTAGTATCTTATATTTTGACTTCGAAAGCTCTTTCACTCCAACCTTTAGACGCATTTCTTCttcttactttaattttaaggtttttttctACCGTTCGTAAGCAAAACCAATTGTTTCTCGACCATAGAAACTAGAGCCCCATACATTCGAATCGCAAAAAGCAAATTCGTATCTTCGTAAGCAATTTGACCCCCCATTCACATCCCTAATTGCTATACTAACCAATTTAGCTACATCCCCCTTAGTCCATACTGTCATGACGTTACTGGCCCCCATAGGGAAAGAAACCTGAACCAACTGTCTCCCCCAATCGTCCCCCATCGCTTCTTTATCCCTCTTAtcccaaaacaaataaaaattctgtTTGCCCTCCTCCCAAAATTTCTCGGGGAATCTTAGTATAATTTTGCCTATCAAACCGAGTGTTAAACCTTTGTCTATGGCCGTTATTTTTGCTTGTGGCAACCCTGGCGTAAATAATGTTGCGtgtctgaaaaataatatttttgtgttttgctgtttaattactgttttaaaaaaaatatgttgactgtaaaaaaaaatatgttaattacgcTACTTATAACTCTAGAAGTGCTCAGCCGACTTCGATGAAAATTGGTTTATTCACTACGTAACACCGTAGTCAGGGGGGTAAAAACTGTGGAACATAAATACTAAAACAGTTAGActtttgataattattttgtagtcTTTGGCCTGTGGTTCCGTTGTTTTTCACAGTTATACGACAAAACCGACAAAGATAAAATTTGGCATAAAAATCTTTC contains:
- the LOC124644439 gene encoding peroxisomal N(1)-acetyl-spermine/spermidine oxidase-like — encoded protein: MVSCTDGTTYRAKNVIVTVSLGVLKERHATLFTPGLPQAKITAIDKGLTLGLIGKIILRFPEKFWEEGKQNFYLFWDKRDKEAMGDDWGRQLVQVSFPMGASNVMTVWTKGDVAKLVSIAIRDVNGGSNCLRRYEFAFCDSNVWGSSFYGRETIGFAYER